In one window of Halomarina pelagica DNA:
- a CDS encoding TrmB family transcriptional regulator: protein METAELITVLRGAGLSPYQADAYVTLLELGSASASDLATASGVPGPRIYDVLRGLEDDGYVTTYKQDRLYARAKDPTEALANIRTHVGRLEAAIGEIEDRWHQSEPHDHELTVVRRFETVFERTKRDVRTADQYILLAVTPPQFLELRPALAAAHENHVYVRIVIHPRPDEDIVLDEADFEAACAEARETVPCKGKPFVALVDHRKARLALNVGSSDEYGFLVDDPLHEYLLWFYLAGLSEVAKPIYADPDVRLPVVLSEIRSCIRMIEPYLREEQSVNVRVRGRWVETRRPCEISGVVTTIQYAGEPVVDEPLSLFHLAEQAAFVVDTGDRSVTVGGFGAVLEELEADEIIVESVTE from the coding sequence ATGGAAACCGCCGAACTCATCACCGTACTCCGGGGCGCCGGCCTCTCGCCGTACCAGGCCGACGCCTACGTGACGCTGCTCGAACTGGGATCGGCGTCGGCGAGCGACCTCGCCACCGCGAGCGGCGTTCCGGGTCCGCGCATCTACGACGTCCTCCGTGGACTCGAGGACGACGGCTACGTCACCACGTACAAACAGGATCGGCTCTACGCCCGCGCGAAGGATCCCACGGAGGCGCTCGCGAACATCAGGACCCACGTGGGACGGTTAGAAGCGGCCATCGGGGAGATCGAGGACCGCTGGCACCAGTCGGAGCCCCACGACCACGAGCTAACCGTCGTACGACGGTTCGAGACGGTCTTCGAACGGACCAAGCGCGACGTTCGAACGGCCGACCAGTACATTCTGCTCGCGGTCACGCCGCCCCAGTTCCTCGAACTCAGGCCGGCGCTCGCGGCCGCCCATGAGAATCACGTCTACGTTCGGATCGTGATCCACCCGCGGCCGGACGAGGACATAGTGCTCGACGAAGCTGACTTCGAGGCGGCGTGTGCCGAAGCGCGCGAGACAGTGCCGTGTAAGGGAAAGCCGTTCGTCGCGCTCGTCGATCACCGGAAGGCGCGACTCGCGCTGAACGTCGGATCGTCCGACGAGTATGGGTTCCTCGTCGACGACCCGCTCCACGAGTACCTGCTGTGGTTCTACCTCGCCGGGCTGTCGGAGGTCGCGAAACCGATCTACGCGGATCCGGACGTTCGACTTCCCGTCGTACTCAGCGAGATCCGCAGCTGTATCAGGATGATCGAACCGTACCTTCGGGAGGAGCAGAGCGTGAACGTCCGGGTGCGTGGCCGGTGGGTCGAAACGAGGAGACCATGCGAGATCTCCGGCGTCGTCACGACGATACAGTACGCGGGCGAACCGGTCGTTGACGAACCGCTTTCCCTCTTCCACTTGGCTGAACAGGCCGCGTTCGTAGTCGACACCGGAGATCGATCCGTCACGGTGGGCGGGTTCGGAGCGGTTCTCGAAGAACTCGAAGCGGACGAGATCATCGTCGAGAGCGTTACAGAGTGA
- a CDS encoding J domain-containing protein: MSALDWPAGFDRTPAKERTRNNRYEATLRQSIDDLGDELARVGVDDWRLSTGAQHQTRNPNLPYADANPDDPGAVVRWSMDGEQYAVACDAYSRLRDNVRTLYLYVREKRKMEQRPVRTGESEFANARLPSGDDVVATEPAPHEVLEVTPDADPEAVRAAYRERVKEVHPDRGGSTEAFQRVRSAKEVLLDGE, encoded by the coding sequence ATGAGCGCGCTCGACTGGCCCGCCGGGTTCGACCGCACACCAGCGAAGGAACGAACGCGGAACAACCGCTACGAGGCGACGCTCCGCCAGTCCATCGACGACCTCGGTGACGAGCTGGCGCGCGTCGGCGTCGACGACTGGCGGCTCTCGACCGGTGCGCAACACCAGACGCGTAACCCGAACCTTCCGTACGCAGATGCGAATCCGGACGATCCGGGGGCCGTCGTCAGGTGGTCGATGGACGGCGAGCAGTACGCCGTCGCCTGCGACGCCTATTCGCGACTTCGCGACAACGTGCGGACGCTCTACCTCTACGTCCGCGAGAAGCGCAAGATGGAGCAGCGCCCCGTGCGAACCGGTGAGTCTGAGTTCGCGAACGCGCGTCTCCCATCGGGAGATGACGTGGTCGCGACCGAGCCGGCTCCGCACGAGGTTCTTGAGGTCACCCCCGACGCCGATCCCGAGGCGGTGCGTGCCGCCTATCGAGAGCGGGTGAAGGAGGTCCACCCTGATCGCGGTGGATCCACAGAGGCGTTCCAGCGCGTGCGGAGTGCGAAAGAGGTGTTGCTCGATGGCGAGTGA
- a CDS encoding tyrosine-type recombinase/integrase has translation MSDKPRQRDLSPTEAAERFIARREKRNTDMTVRSYANRLREFVRWAAENDIEAMRELDGWWLDEYERHLEAKDNAPATIKGKMSSLDQLLKYCASIEVVDSDLPDKLEIPKLSKDEETSDAKLDADDARKLLSFFRESVRHRATVQHVILELMWHVGGRISCFRALDLSDWKSDERKLEFRHRPPTRLKDGDEHERNVVVPEDVAEVLDVWIERSRPRKRDEHGRRPLFTTVQGRASGTTFRCWAYQATQPCLYTGCPHNRRRASCEFTERQHSSKCPSSRGPHAIRTGSITWQLNNGLSYVKVAKRVAASPETIRRYYDKPDYDEELERRRPDTEKLDILTSSF, from the coding sequence ATGAGCGACAAACCCCGCCAGAGGGACCTCTCGCCTACTGAAGCTGCAGAACGGTTCATCGCTCGCCGAGAGAAGCGTAACACGGACATGACGGTCCGCAGTTACGCGAACCGGCTCCGCGAGTTCGTCAGGTGGGCTGCAGAGAACGACATCGAGGCGATGAGGGAGCTTGATGGATGGTGGCTCGACGAGTACGAACGCCACCTCGAAGCGAAGGACAACGCCCCGGCGACGATCAAGGGAAAGATGTCTTCCCTCGATCAGCTGCTCAAGTACTGCGCGTCGATCGAAGTAGTCGATAGCGATCTCCCCGATAAGCTGGAGATACCGAAACTATCGAAAGACGAGGAGACGAGCGATGCGAAGCTTGACGCTGACGATGCGCGGAAACTCCTCTCGTTCTTCCGAGAATCCGTTCGGCACCGCGCCACGGTGCAGCACGTGATTTTGGAGCTGATGTGGCACGTCGGCGGCCGTATCAGTTGTTTCCGTGCTCTCGATCTCAGCGATTGGAAGTCGGACGAACGAAAGTTGGAGTTCCGGCATCGTCCGCCTACGCGTCTCAAAGACGGGGACGAACACGAGCGCAACGTCGTCGTTCCCGAGGACGTCGCGGAGGTTCTCGACGTCTGGATCGAGCGTAGTCGCCCGCGGAAGCGTGACGAGCACGGTCGGAGACCGTTGTTTACTACGGTTCAAGGCCGGGCCTCGGGTACGACGTTCCGGTGCTGGGCGTATCAGGCCACGCAGCCGTGTCTGTATACTGGGTGTCCGCACAATCGACGACGCGCTTCGTGCGAGTTCACGGAACGCCAGCATTCCAGTAAGTGTCCGTCGAGTCGTGGTCCCCACGCGATTCGAACGGGTTCGATCACGTGGCAGCTCAACAACGGCCTCTCGTACGTGAAGGTCGCGAAGCGCGTCGCGGCCTCGCCCGAGACGATCCGGCGGTACTACGACAAGCCGGACTACGACGAGGAGTTGGAACGGCGGCGTCCGGACACGGAGAAACTCGACATCCTCACGAGTTCGTTCTGA